A part of Misgurnus anguillicaudatus chromosome 6, ASM2758022v2, whole genome shotgun sequence genomic DNA contains:
- the frs2b gene encoding fibroblast growth factor receptor substrate 2b isoform X2 — translation MIQTSFPLRVAVAARLVKDDLERIMHAQSGIFAFKCSRAEEIFNMLQDIMHNNSISVVEEPVFEPNLAQTESELPVTPHTPTTPGNILPTVPNGSLRYPSLGDASSHPSSRHPSVGSTCLPSLGEESTHPLLVADESVRGHTYVNTTGLLEQHSPSLTDVPVDTSASLQNGEDTPAQEAPDPGPRVQLEPECVRFVLGPTPVQKQRQKEASVSGEQSPVDDGRPSSSAQHSDVGSIKNTDSSVAAESSKHEDTSIAVPAASETFNCSSSALYRRRGRPPPLTPDANVNNSAQRRTALLDYENLPALPPLREHPKGDSEGEDGEVPVELKSQPINGYHNHRQYSPDPTHYYINTENVTAPLSANKVESARWRDRSTPTFFNFDFRRPCLDSHRLNYIEVETETENSSNPQTPKTPTSPLPQTPTRRTELYAVIDVERTAAMSSLQKALPRYDGTSRKTRHNSVDLPI, via the exons ATGATTCAAACCTCTTTTCCTTTGAGAGTGGCCGTCGCTGCCAGACTGGTCAAG GATGATCTTGAGAGAATTATGCATGCTCAATCAG GGATCTTTGCCTTCAAGTGTTCAAGGGCAGAAGAGATCTTCAACATGCTACAGGACATCATGCATAATAACAGCATCAGTGTGGTAGAGGAACCAGTGTTTGAGCCCAACCTCGCCCAAACTGAATCAGAGCTTCCTGTCACACCGCACACACCTACCA CTCCTGGCAACATACTCCCTACTGTACCCAATGGCAGCTTACGGTATCCCTCGCTGGGGGACGCGTCCTCTCACCCCTCCAGTCGGCATCCTTCTGTTGGGAGCACATGCCTGCCCTCATTGGGCGAGGAGTCCACACATCCTCTTTTAGTTGCAGACGAGAGTGTAAGG GGGCACACATATGTGAACACCACCGGTCTGCTGGAGCAGCACAGCCCGAGTCTTACGGATGTTCCTGTAGACACCAGTGCTTCATTACAAAATGGAGAGGATACCCCCGCTCAAGAGGCCCCGGACCCTGGCCCCCGAGTGCAGCTGGAGCCCGAATGCGTTCGGTTTGTGTTGGGTCCAACTCCTGTGCAGAAACAGAGGCAGAAAGAGGCATCCGTGTCGGGAGAGCAGAGTCCTGTGGATGATGGCAGGCCAAGTAGTTCAGCCCAGCATTCCGATGTCGGCAGTATTAAAAACACAGACAGCTCCGTTGCAGCTGAAAGCAGTAAGCATGAGGACACGTCTATCGCCGTACCGGCAGCTTCAGAGACCTTCAATTGCTCGTCATCGGCTCTCTATCGCCGTAGGGGTCGTCCACCACCACTCACTCCTGACGCCAATGTCAACAACTCCGCCCAGCGGAGAACGGCACTATTGGACTACGAGAACCTCCCGGCCCTGCCTCCTTTACGAGAGCATCCGAAGGGTGACTCCGAGGGTGAGGACGGTGAGGTCCCAGTAGAACTGAAGTCACAGCCCATCAACGGTTACCACAACCACCGGCAGTACAGTCCCGACCCTACTCACTACTACATCAACACAGAGAACGTGACGGCCCCACTCAGCGCTAACAAGGTAGAGTCGGCCCGCTGGCGGGACCGCTCCACCCCAACCTTCTTTAACTTTGATTTCCGTCGACCGTGCCTAGATTCCCACAGACTGAACTACATCGAGGTGGAGACGGAGACCGAGAACTCCAGTAACCCTCAGACCCCAAAGACTCCCACTTCGCCCCTTCCTCAGACTCCCACCCGCAGGACAGAGCTGTATGCAGTCATTGACGTGGAGCGCACGGCTGCCATGTCCAGCCTGCAGAAAGCGCTGCCCCGCTATGACGGTACCTCCAGGAAAACACGGCATAACAGTGTTGACCTGCCAATATAA
- the frs2b gene encoding fibroblast growth factor receptor substrate 2b isoform X1: protein MGSCFSCPDKESIPDIHQSKFKVVNVDDDGNELGAGIMELTEDELVLRTRKCDAVRWPYLCLRRYGYDSNLFSFESGRRCQTGQGIFAFKCSRAEEIFNMLQDIMHNNSISVVEEPVFEPNLAQTESELPVTPHTPTTPGNILPTVPNGSLRYPSLGDASSHPSSRHPSVGSTCLPSLGEESTHPLLVADESVRGHTYVNTTGLLEQHSPSLTDVPVDTSASLQNGEDTPAQEAPDPGPRVQLEPECVRFVLGPTPVQKQRQKEASVSGEQSPVDDGRPSSSAQHSDVGSIKNTDSSVAAESSKHEDTSIAVPAASETFNCSSSALYRRRGRPPPLTPDANVNNSAQRRTALLDYENLPALPPLREHPKGDSEGEDGEVPVELKSQPINGYHNHRQYSPDPTHYYINTENVTAPLSANKVESARWRDRSTPTFFNFDFRRPCLDSHRLNYIEVETETENSSNPQTPKTPTSPLPQTPTRRTELYAVIDVERTAAMSSLQKALPRYDGTSRKTRHNSVDLPI from the exons ATGGGAAGCTGTTTTAGCTGTCCAGATAAAGAATCAATCCCTGACATTCACCAGAGTAAATTTAAG GTGGTGAACGTGGATGACGATGGGAATGAGCTGGGAGCAGGAATTATGGAGCTGACAGAGGATGAGCTGGTCCTGCGCACACGGAAGTGCGATGCTGTAAGGTGGCCGTACCTGTGCCTGCGCCGCTACGGCTATGATTCAAACCTCTTTTCCTTTGAGAGTGGCCGTCGCTGCCAGACTGGTCAAG GGATCTTTGCCTTCAAGTGTTCAAGGGCAGAAGAGATCTTCAACATGCTACAGGACATCATGCATAATAACAGCATCAGTGTGGTAGAGGAACCAGTGTTTGAGCCCAACCTCGCCCAAACTGAATCAGAGCTTCCTGTCACACCGCACACACCTACCA CTCCTGGCAACATACTCCCTACTGTACCCAATGGCAGCTTACGGTATCCCTCGCTGGGGGACGCGTCCTCTCACCCCTCCAGTCGGCATCCTTCTGTTGGGAGCACATGCCTGCCCTCATTGGGCGAGGAGTCCACACATCCTCTTTTAGTTGCAGACGAGAGTGTAAGG GGGCACACATATGTGAACACCACCGGTCTGCTGGAGCAGCACAGCCCGAGTCTTACGGATGTTCCTGTAGACACCAGTGCTTCATTACAAAATGGAGAGGATACCCCCGCTCAAGAGGCCCCGGACCCTGGCCCCCGAGTGCAGCTGGAGCCCGAATGCGTTCGGTTTGTGTTGGGTCCAACTCCTGTGCAGAAACAGAGGCAGAAAGAGGCATCCGTGTCGGGAGAGCAGAGTCCTGTGGATGATGGCAGGCCAAGTAGTTCAGCCCAGCATTCCGATGTCGGCAGTATTAAAAACACAGACAGCTCCGTTGCAGCTGAAAGCAGTAAGCATGAGGACACGTCTATCGCCGTACCGGCAGCTTCAGAGACCTTCAATTGCTCGTCATCGGCTCTCTATCGCCGTAGGGGTCGTCCACCACCACTCACTCCTGACGCCAATGTCAACAACTCCGCCCAGCGGAGAACGGCACTATTGGACTACGAGAACCTCCCGGCCCTGCCTCCTTTACGAGAGCATCCGAAGGGTGACTCCGAGGGTGAGGACGGTGAGGTCCCAGTAGAACTGAAGTCACAGCCCATCAACGGTTACCACAACCACCGGCAGTACAGTCCCGACCCTACTCACTACTACATCAACACAGAGAACGTGACGGCCCCACTCAGCGCTAACAAGGTAGAGTCGGCCCGCTGGCGGGACCGCTCCACCCCAACCTTCTTTAACTTTGATTTCCGTCGACCGTGCCTAGATTCCCACAGACTGAACTACATCGAGGTGGAGACGGAGACCGAGAACTCCAGTAACCCTCAGACCCCAAAGACTCCCACTTCGCCCCTTCCTCAGACTCCCACCCGCAGGACAGAGCTGTATGCAGTCATTGACGTGGAGCGCACGGCTGCCATGTCCAGCCTGCAGAAAGCGCTGCCCCGCTATGACGGTACCTCCAGGAAAACACGGCATAACAGTGTTGACCTGCCAATATAA